A region from the Thauera humireducens genome encodes:
- a CDS encoding aldehyde dehydrogenase family protein, translating into MDRYKGELLSANTRRFLAQPKRMLIGGEWLDAAGGGTLDVVDPASTQVFARVPAGEAADIDRAVAAARKAFEQGEWPKMRPVDRERLLLRLADLVEANAQELAEIEALDNGKPVTMARAVDLALMVDFLRYMAGWATKIEGATMDVSVPLVRDREFFGFTRREPVGVVGAIIPWNFPLLMAAWKAGPALASGCTMVLKPAEETPLSALRFAELVLEAGYPAGVFNVVTGHGHTAGAALASHTGIEKVAFTGSTEIGKLVGKAALDNMTRVSLELGGKSPVIVLDDADPAVAAAGAAQAIFFNQGQVCCAGSRLYVHKSRFERVVEGLSEIAAGMKLGAGIDPATQIGPLVSAAQQQRVLGYIRSGFDQGARALAGGTAGEGEGYFVKPTVLVNTRDDMKVVREEIFGPVVVAMPYDDLDEVARRANDTPYGLGASIWSNDLSRVHRLVPKIKAGTVWVNCHNILDASMPFGGYKQSGIGREMGRAVLDLYTESKSVIMAL; encoded by the coding sequence ATGGATCGATACAAGGGTGAATTGCTCAGTGCCAACACGCGCCGCTTCCTGGCCCAGCCAAAGCGCATGCTGATCGGCGGCGAATGGCTGGATGCCGCCGGCGGCGGCACGCTGGACGTGGTCGACCCCGCCAGCACGCAGGTGTTTGCCCGCGTGCCGGCGGGCGAGGCGGCCGACATCGATCGAGCGGTCGCGGCGGCGCGCAAGGCCTTCGAGCAGGGCGAGTGGCCGAAAATGCGCCCGGTCGACCGCGAGCGCCTGCTGCTGCGCCTGGCCGACCTGGTGGAGGCGAACGCACAGGAGCTGGCCGAGATCGAGGCGCTCGACAACGGCAAGCCGGTGACCATGGCGCGCGCGGTCGACCTCGCGCTGATGGTGGACTTCCTGCGCTACATGGCGGGTTGGGCGACCAAGATCGAGGGTGCGACGATGGACGTGTCGGTGCCGCTGGTGCGGGACCGCGAGTTCTTCGGTTTCACCCGGCGCGAGCCGGTGGGCGTGGTCGGCGCGATCATTCCGTGGAACTTCCCGCTCCTGATGGCGGCGTGGAAGGCCGGTCCGGCGCTGGCCTCGGGCTGCACCATGGTGCTCAAGCCGGCCGAAGAGACGCCCTTGTCGGCGCTGCGCTTTGCCGAACTGGTGCTGGAAGCCGGCTACCCGGCCGGGGTGTTCAACGTGGTCACCGGCCACGGCCACACCGCGGGCGCTGCGCTGGCCTCTCACACCGGCATCGAGAAGGTCGCCTTCACCGGCTCGACCGAGATCGGCAAGCTCGTCGGCAAGGCGGCGCTCGACAACATGACGCGGGTGTCGCTGGAGCTTGGCGGCAAGAGTCCGGTGATCGTGCTCGATGACGCCGATCCGGCGGTGGCGGCGGCCGGTGCGGCGCAGGCGATCTTCTTCAACCAGGGTCAGGTGTGCTGCGCGGGTTCGCGCCTGTATGTGCACAAGAGCCGCTTCGAGCGTGTGGTCGAGGGCCTGTCCGAGATCGCCGCCGGCATGAAGCTCGGCGCCGGCATCGACCCCGCGACCCAGATCGGCCCGCTGGTCTCGGCCGCCCAGCAGCAGCGCGTGCTCGGCTACATCCGCAGCGGTTTCGACCAGGGGGCGCGGGCACTGGCGGGCGGTACGGCGGGCGAGGGGGAGGGCTACTTCGTCAAGCCCACCGTGCTGGTCAACACCCGTGATGACATGAAGGTGGTGCGCGAGGAGATCTTCGGCCCGGTGGTGGTCGCGATGCCCTACGACGATCTCGACGAGGTCGCCCGCCGCGCCAACGACACGCCCTACGGGCTGGGTGCGAGCATCTGGTCCAACGACCTGTCGCGGGTGCATCGACTGGTGCCGAAGATCAAGGCCGGTACGGTCTGGGTCAACTGCCACAACATCCTCGATGCCTCGATGCCCTTCGGTGGCTACAAGCAGTCGGGCATCGGGCGCGAGATGGGGCGTGCGGTGCTCGATCTGTATACCGAGAGCAAGTCGGTGATCATGGCCCTGTGA
- a CDS encoding helix-turn-helix domain-containing protein gives MSTDAQDSRRAPYAYTLRDTLDADEHAACLTNWQQRYDQLSAGVFAGVFEEFCFGKVQLFREGLNQSVHQAGEAWRGSRTFAVPVMIEGTGWFGGEVYDAHSMLTLGSDDELDFRTPRRLEIVACTADAVALDAYAQQVDHRNIETELAGRKMAPATPERLAALGQLLATMMSSLRATPELLVHPQMRKAMEQALFATLLDTLSSGSVQATAPSCSARQLVVARARAYMEAHIDEPITVADLCIELGVSRRTLQYSFQDVLDLNPVKFLRAIRLNAVRRALKAPPPNGRSTVADVAARWGFWHLSHFSAEYKTMFGELPSDTLRRAG, from the coding sequence ATGAGCACGGATGCTCAGGATTCGCGACGCGCTCCGTATGCTTACACCTTGCGTGACACGCTCGATGCCGACGAGCACGCCGCCTGCCTGACCAACTGGCAGCAGCGTTACGACCAGCTCAGCGCAGGGGTATTCGCCGGCGTGTTCGAGGAGTTCTGCTTCGGCAAGGTGCAACTGTTCCGCGAGGGGCTGAACCAGTCGGTGCATCAGGCGGGCGAGGCGTGGCGTGGCTCGCGCACCTTCGCCGTCCCGGTCATGATCGAGGGGACGGGCTGGTTCGGCGGCGAGGTTTATGACGCGCACTCCATGCTGACGCTGGGTAGCGACGACGAGCTCGACTTCCGTACCCCGCGCCGCCTGGAGATCGTCGCCTGCACCGCCGACGCCGTGGCGCTCGACGCGTACGCGCAGCAGGTGGACCACCGCAACATCGAGACCGAACTCGCCGGGCGCAAGATGGCGCCCGCCACGCCGGAACGGCTTGCAGCGCTCGGCCAGCTGCTGGCGACCATGATGTCCAGCCTGCGGGCCACGCCCGAGCTGCTTGTGCACCCGCAGATGCGCAAGGCGATGGAGCAGGCGCTGTTCGCCACGCTGCTCGATACGCTGTCCTCAGGGAGCGTGCAGGCTACCGCACCCTCGTGCAGTGCCCGCCAGCTGGTGGTGGCACGAGCCCGCGCCTACATGGAAGCCCATATCGACGAACCGATCACGGTCGCGGACCTGTGCATCGAGCTCGGCGTCTCGCGCCGCACCCTGCAGTACAGCTTTCAGGACGTGCTCGATCTCAACCCGGTCAAGTTCCTGCGTGCGATCCGCCTGAATGCGGTGCGCCGCGCGCTGAAGGCGCCCCCCCCCAACGGCCGCAGCACCGTCGCCGACGTCGCCGCGCGCTGGGGCTTCTGGCACCTGTCGCACTTTTCCGCCGAGTACAAGACGATGTTCGGCGAGCTACCGTCGGACACGCTCAGGCGTGCGGGCTGA
- a CDS encoding alginate export family protein translates to MRIHTTVAALLAGLATLGSAQAADFYERDGTTLGFNVDGMAGAFSTSEDYLAEGGKKWREAFVHGVLVGKTRAGEGELYGGLGAIAQGTWGDGDAGGYTNGRERDVDLEDAYLGWRSAGGLLDFSFGRQQFQLGDGFLIAGDRINLGRGLDALGVDVDRGGAYYLAAKKSFRNTAILRVDPDGPLRGDAFWLQSDNPYQQDTELGGLNVEYVSETHGTLGLSWMKVLDVDKGAGLGIFDRRDGMRITSVRGQGSLGVENLFLSLEYVDQRGGNAAVKNDADAWTVEGGWTFADLPWSPTLNYRHARFSADKAGTARNEAFDPLFFGLSRGLGTWFQGEVAANYAGPANSGNKVDRLELTLAPRADLSVSLQYWDIKSIGDADVDGREIDLFAFWQINDNFTFVPLIGIYEPRGADVKTLQGNDRRNVYLQAVMLFNF, encoded by the coding sequence ATGCGCATTCACACGACCGTGGCCGCCCTGCTCGCGGGGCTGGCCACGCTGGGCAGCGCGCAGGCCGCAGATTTCTACGAACGCGATGGCACCACCCTGGGGTTCAACGTGGACGGCATGGCCGGTGCCTTTTCGACGAGCGAGGACTACCTTGCCGAGGGCGGCAAGAAGTGGCGCGAAGCCTTCGTGCATGGCGTGCTGGTCGGCAAGACCCGCGCCGGCGAAGGCGAACTGTATGGCGGGCTGGGCGCGATCGCGCAGGGCACCTGGGGCGACGGCGACGCCGGCGGCTACACCAACGGACGCGAGCGCGATGTCGATCTGGAGGACGCCTACCTCGGCTGGCGCAGCGCTGGCGGCCTGCTCGATTTCTCGTTCGGTCGCCAGCAGTTCCAGCTCGGAGACGGCTTCCTGATTGCGGGCGACCGCATCAACCTCGGCAGGGGGCTTGACGCCTTGGGTGTTGATGTCGACCGTGGCGGCGCCTACTACCTGGCGGCGAAGAAGAGCTTCCGCAACACGGCCATCCTGCGTGTGGACCCCGACGGCCCGCTGCGTGGCGATGCCTTCTGGCTGCAGTCGGACAACCCCTACCAGCAGGACACCGAGCTCGGCGGGTTGAATGTGGAATACGTGTCCGAGACGCACGGCACTCTGGGCCTGAGCTGGATGAAGGTGCTCGACGTGGACAAGGGCGCCGGGCTGGGCATCTTCGACCGCCGCGACGGCATGCGCATCACCAGCGTTCGCGGCCAGGGCAGCCTGGGGGTGGAGAACCTGTTCCTGTCCCTCGAGTACGTCGACCAGCGCGGTGGCAACGCCGCGGTGAAGAACGACGCCGACGCGTGGACGGTCGAGGGCGGCTGGACCTTCGCCGATCTGCCGTGGAGTCCGACGCTGAACTACCGCCACGCCCGCTTCTCGGCCGACAAGGCCGGAACCGCCCGCAACGAGGCTTTCGACCCGCTGTTCTTCGGCCTGAGCCGTGGCCTCGGTACCTGGTTCCAGGGCGAAGTCGCCGCCAACTACGCCGGCCCGGCCAACAGCGGCAACAAGGTGGACCGCCTCGAGCTGACGCTTGCGCCGCGCGCGGATCTGTCGGTGAGCCTGCAGTACTGGGACATCAAGTCGATCGGCGATGCCGACGTCGATGGGCGCGAGATTGACCTGTTCGCCTTCTGGCAGATCAACGACAACTTCACCTTCGTGCCGTTGATCGGCATCTATGAGCCACGCGGCGCAGACGTGAAGACGCTGCAGGGCAACGACCGGCGCAACGTCTATCTGCAGGCGGTGATGCTGTTCAACTTCTGA
- the peaB gene encoding quinohemoprotein amine dehydrogenase maturation protein has translation MGAVLNLVQNNLHELRVDETRMLFHIPSSSLFALDPLTAALIDRIRRQSLTAEALIDGLRTEFDADEVAEAIRELVALELVDDGRPAGATALAHTFERFPLTTVVLNVNTGCNLSCTYCYKEDLDKPSAGRKMAFETARDAIEMMLRESPDEPRYTVVFFGGEPLSNLPLIKDVVAYCETRFPELGKQVDFVMTTNATLLADDTIDWLNAHRFGLSISIDGPKAIHDRNRLTVGGQGTYETVRRKAERLLSRYSARPVGARVTLTHGTTEVERIWDHLFNELGFAEVGFAPVTSGDISTFNLTGEELVEVFAGLKRLGQRYLEAALEGRNIGFSNMHQLITDLHEGHKKALPCGAGLKMLAVDHKGELNLCHRFTGSTLPTFGDVKNGIKREQLGDFLSQRLDRTDTGCASCRIRNLCSGGCYHESYARYGDPAHPTYHYCDLMRDWVDFGIEVYSRIMAGNPAFIEQHISPRRAS, from the coding sequence ATGGGTGCCGTCTTGAATCTGGTGCAGAACAACCTGCACGAGCTGCGCGTCGATGAAACGCGCATGCTGTTCCACATCCCGAGCAGTTCGCTGTTCGCGCTCGACCCGCTGACTGCGGCGCTGATCGATCGCATCCGTCGTCAGAGCCTGACCGCCGAGGCGCTGATCGACGGCCTGCGCACCGAGTTCGACGCCGACGAGGTGGCCGAGGCGATTCGCGAGCTGGTGGCCCTCGAACTGGTCGACGACGGTCGTCCGGCCGGCGCCACTGCGCTCGCGCACACCTTCGAGCGTTTCCCGCTCACCACGGTGGTGCTCAACGTCAACACGGGCTGCAACCTGAGCTGCACCTACTGCTACAAGGAAGATCTCGACAAGCCCTCGGCGGGCCGCAAGATGGCCTTCGAGACCGCACGCGACGCGATCGAGATGATGCTGCGCGAGTCGCCCGACGAACCGCGCTACACCGTCGTCTTCTTCGGCGGCGAGCCGCTCAGCAACCTGCCGCTGATCAAGGACGTGGTGGCGTACTGCGAGACGCGCTTCCCCGAGCTCGGCAAGCAGGTCGATTTCGTCATGACGACGAACGCCACGCTGCTTGCAGACGACACGATCGACTGGCTCAACGCCCACCGCTTCGGCCTGTCGATCAGCATCGACGGTCCCAAGGCGATCCATGACCGCAACCGGCTCACGGTCGGCGGTCAGGGCACCTACGAGACCGTGCGGCGCAAGGCCGAGCGCCTGCTGTCGCGCTACAGCGCGCGGCCGGTGGGTGCGCGCGTCACGCTGACCCACGGCACCACCGAGGTCGAGCGCATCTGGGACCACCTGTTCAACGAGCTCGGCTTTGCCGAAGTCGGCTTCGCGCCGGTGACCTCCGGCGACATCAGCACCTTCAACCTGACGGGTGAGGAGCTGGTCGAGGTCTTCGCCGGACTCAAGCGGCTTGGTCAGCGTTACCTGGAGGCGGCGCTGGAGGGGCGCAACATCGGCTTCTCCAACATGCACCAGCTGATCACCGACCTGCATGAAGGCCACAAGAAGGCGCTGCCCTGCGGTGCCGGGCTGAAGATGCTGGCGGTCGATCACAAGGGCGAACTGAACCTGTGCCACCGCTTCACCGGCTCCACGCTGCCGACCTTCGGCGACGTGAAGAACGGCATCAAGCGCGAGCAGCTCGGCGACTTCCTGTCCCAGCGCCTGGACCGCACGGATACCGGCTGCGCGAGCTGCCGCATCCGCAACCTGTGCTCGGGCGGCTGCTACCACGAGAGCTACGCGCGCTACGGCGATCCGGCACATCCCACCTATCACTACTGCGATCTGATGCGGGACTGGGTGGACTTCGGCATCGAGGTCTACAGCCGCATCATGGCCGGCAACCCGGCCTTCATCGAACAGCACATTTCCCCGAGGAGGGCGTCATGA
- the peaD gene encoding quinohemoprotein amine dehydrogenase subunit beta: MKKTMIGCALRRTAAALACLAAGTLHAAANESLALKPGSEYLMVANYPNNLNVVDLASETVYKTCALPDAFGPGVTQIAPDRRTAYILNNRFGTIYGVDLDTCKLTFRAEMSQGDNERAKSIASFTISPDGKELYAVQNPTTINRDHYRVGEPRFAVYDTGAGLEARPVRTFPAPRQANIMQSGDDGAVYLAGPNIYKVDVKTGAMTVALPIRDWQRSTHAPLDVLYLWPVQTPTRDFTILYTTAKFQDDKQDMATAEYQYGFLNVNLKNGETEAREFGPLTEIYFTGIRSPKDRNIIYGLLHRLTKYDIAQQKLLQAAELDHTYYTVLTNQSGSRLYLTGTFNDISIHDADTLGKVGQVKLPGGDMSLGTGQVFVR; the protein is encoded by the coding sequence ATGAAGAAAACGATGATCGGCTGCGCCCTGCGCCGCACCGCGGCCGCGCTCGCCTGCCTGGCCGCCGGCACCTTGCACGCCGCCGCCAACGAGTCGCTGGCGCTCAAGCCCGGCAGCGAGTACCTGATGGTGGCCAACTATCCGAACAACCTGAACGTGGTCGACCTGGCCAGCGAGACGGTCTACAAGACCTGCGCGTTGCCCGACGCGTTCGGGCCGGGCGTCACGCAGATTGCCCCCGACCGCCGCACCGCCTACATCCTCAACAACCGCTTCGGCACGATCTACGGCGTCGACCTCGATACCTGCAAGCTCACGTTCCGCGCCGAGATGTCGCAGGGCGATAACGAGCGCGCCAAATCGATCGCCTCCTTTACCATCAGCCCCGATGGCAAGGAACTGTATGCGGTGCAGAACCCGACCACGATCAACCGCGACCACTATCGTGTCGGCGAGCCACGTTTCGCGGTCTACGACACCGGTGCCGGCCTGGAGGCCAGGCCGGTGCGCACCTTCCCGGCCCCGCGCCAGGCCAACATCATGCAGTCGGGCGACGACGGCGCGGTCTACCTGGCGGGCCCGAACATCTACAAGGTGGATGTGAAGACCGGTGCCATGACGGTGGCGCTGCCGATCCGGGACTGGCAGCGTTCGACGCATGCCCCGCTCGACGTGCTCTACCTGTGGCCGGTGCAGACGCCCACCCGGGACTTCACCATCCTGTACACCACGGCGAAGTTCCAGGACGACAAGCAGGACATGGCGACGGCCGAGTACCAGTACGGTTTCCTGAACGTCAACCTGAAGAATGGCGAGACCGAGGCGCGCGAGTTCGGACCGCTGACCGAGATCTACTTCACCGGCATCCGCTCGCCGAAGGACCGCAACATCATCTACGGCCTGCTGCATCGCCTGACCAAGTACGACATCGCCCAGCAGAAGCTGCTGCAGGCCGCCGAGCTTGATCACACCTACTACACGGTGCTGACCAACCAGTCAGGTAGCCGGCTCTATCTCACCGGCACCTTCAACGACATCTCCATCCATGACGCCGACACCCTGGGCAAGGTCGGCCAGGTGAAGCTGCCGGGCGGGGACATGTCGCTCGGCACCGGGCAGGTCTTCGTGCGCTGA
- the qhpC gene encoding quinohemoprotein amine dehydrogenase subunit gamma, with translation MKHLKAINNKARLLDKAVAEDRVEEVVAMSAIAGCTATVDPGWEVDAFGGVASLCQPMESDLYGCADPCWWPAQVPDVMNTYPDWNKDAANTREDWRNLGSVFPGDKL, from the coding sequence ATGAAGCATCTCAAGGCGATCAACAACAAGGCGCGACTGCTGGACAAGGCGGTCGCAGAGGACCGGGTCGAGGAAGTGGTGGCGATGAGCGCCATCGCCGGCTGCACGGCGACGGTGGACCCGGGCTGGGAAGTGGACGCCTTCGGCGGCGTGGCTTCGCTGTGCCAGCCGATGGAGTCGGATCTCTATGGCTGCGCCGATCCGTGCTGGTGGCCGGCCCAGGTGCCGGACGTGATGAACACCTACCCGGACTGGAACAAGGACGCTGCCAACACCCGCGAGGACTGGCGCAATCTCGGCTCGGTCTTCCCGGGCGACAAGCTGTGA
- the ccsA gene encoding cytochrome c biogenesis protein CcsA, with product MGAAVVLVALWPAFGPLLLAVAVGLALHAALRPTGRVPALALAAKLAWACVVALAWHFGADRFELRYVWLYSSAELPLHLKVANLWGGDEGTTLMLAACCLGLAARRAGVGADPARFSLSAAIAAWLGLTALWLAPFATTPAEWLAQSPSQGMNAHLMKPWMLFHAPLVLAAYAWTLALAAPALDALRGVSARWSALAQEHARRAWLVLTAGIGFGMLWAFEDAMYGQVWHWDPVQTAVFCLWCLLGAHLHGVAGWGVGRPHWRAMPWAGVLAAAAVPLAMAVTRNPVLASSHRYVGADSWMAHLALGAALLLIATGCAVAGRGAGRATRNDVDRRARFMGLRAPSGLWLAQLCFLGAAAVAAVQLLSAFGAGVLQLPRPEAYKPFLAMLSNLTTGSELAALRAAFEQWDVDGYVLAAHLLLPLAGFGLVGGWYFFRRISVVAGRLSLLLAVVAIGGNAAWGGVVTRSYAGEGILSQQIVAVLPWLDASLIGGAYLALGGIAWAAHVLRRQGRKAVASVVPLAAIHAGVALALWGGLLATALNSYTQHEIAFDGGPSAWATDRHGYALRLAEIRVGAANDGAVGAQSVVQALTTIEVRGPDGERLDGQTLYRDARAPSERFDGPLRQVCELLDYRYARHVGTPGYLLQPLIDQGWARSVQFWVSPAAVVGALDGSGGGPAIVVVKVFPFMSLLWIGLLLLLFGSAWLALSGARGVRRGRRGATS from the coding sequence ATGGGGGCGGCCGTTGTGCTGGTGGCGCTATGGCCTGCATTCGGCCCGTTGCTTCTCGCGGTGGCGGTGGGACTGGCCCTGCACGCCGCGCTACGCCCGACCGGGCGGGTGCCCGCATTGGCGCTTGCGGCGAAGCTGGCGTGGGCGTGTGTGGTCGCACTCGCCTGGCACTTCGGCGCCGACCGGTTCGAGCTGCGCTACGTCTGGCTCTACAGCAGCGCCGAGTTGCCCTTGCACCTGAAGGTCGCCAACCTGTGGGGCGGCGACGAGGGCACGACGCTGATGCTCGCCGCCTGCTGTCTCGGCCTTGCAGCGCGCCGGGCTGGCGTTGGCGCCGATCCAGCCCGTTTTTCGCTCAGCGCCGCGATCGCCGCGTGGTTGGGGCTGACGGCACTGTGGCTGGCGCCTTTTGCCACGACGCCGGCCGAGTGGCTGGCGCAGTCGCCGTCGCAGGGCATGAACGCCCACCTGATGAAGCCCTGGATGCTGTTCCATGCGCCGCTGGTGCTGGCAGCCTATGCGTGGACACTGGCGCTCGCGGCACCGGCGCTCGATGCCCTGCGCGGCGTGTCGGCGCGGTGGTCCGCGCTTGCGCAAGAGCATGCGCGCCGTGCCTGGCTGGTGCTCACCGCGGGCATCGGCTTTGGCATGCTGTGGGCGTTCGAGGATGCGATGTACGGGCAGGTGTGGCATTGGGATCCGGTACAGACTGCGGTCTTCTGCCTGTGGTGCCTGCTGGGTGCCCATCTGCACGGCGTGGCCGGCTGGGGCGTGGGCCGCCCGCATTGGCGGGCGATGCCGTGGGCCGGCGTGCTCGCTGCGGCGGCCGTCCCACTGGCGATGGCAGTAACGCGTAATCCGGTACTCGCAAGTTCGCATCGCTATGTGGGCGCCGATTCCTGGATGGCGCATCTTGCGCTCGGTGCTGCACTCTTGCTGATCGCCACGGGGTGCGCGGTGGCGGGCCGGGGCGCGGGTAGGGCAACGCGAAACGATGTGGACCGGCGGGCCCGGTTCATGGGGCTGCGCGCGCCCTCCGGGTTGTGGCTGGCCCAGCTGTGCTTCCTGGGCGCTGCGGCGGTCGCCGCCGTGCAGTTGCTGTCTGCGTTTGGTGCCGGTGTGCTGCAGCTGCCCCGGCCCGAGGCGTACAAGCCGTTTCTCGCGATGCTGAGCAACCTGACGACCGGCAGCGAGCTGGCAGCCCTGCGCGCGGCCTTCGAGCAGTGGGACGTGGACGGCTATGTGCTCGCCGCTCACCTCCTGTTGCCGCTGGCCGGGTTCGGGCTGGTTGGCGGCTGGTACTTCTTCCGGCGGATCTCGGTGGTGGCTGGGCGCCTGTCCCTGCTGCTGGCGGTGGTGGCGATCGGGGGCAACGCGGCGTGGGGCGGCGTGGTGACGCGGTCGTATGCGGGTGAGGGCATCCTGTCGCAGCAGATCGTGGCCGTGTTGCCGTGGCTCGATGCGAGCTTGATCGGTGGTGCCTACCTTGCCCTCGGCGGCATTGCGTGGGCGGCGCACGTCCTGCGCCGGCAGGGTCGCAAGGCGGTGGCGAGCGTCGTGCCGTTGGCAGCGATTCACGCCGGCGTCGCGCTGGCCTTGTGGGGGGGCTTGTTGGCGACGGCGCTCAACAGCTATACCCAGCACGAGATTGCCTTCGACGGCGGCCCGAGCGCCTGGGCGACGGATCGCCATGGCTATGCGCTCCGGCTTGCGGAGATCCGTGTCGGGGCGGCGAACGATGGTGCGGTCGGCGCGCAGTCCGTGGTGCAGGCCTTGACGACGATCGAGGTGCGCGGCCCGGACGGTGAACGGCTCGACGGGCAGACCCTGTACCGGGATGCGAGGGCGCCGTCCGAGCGCTTCGATGGGCCGCTGCGGCAGGTGTGCGAGCTGCTCGACTATCGCTACGCACGTCATGTCGGCACGCCGGGTTATCTGCTGCAGCCGCTGATCGACCAGGGCTGGGCGCGCTCGGTGCAGTTCTGGGTGTCGCCGGCCGCTGTCGTCGGGGCCCTCGATGGGTCAGGCGGCGGACCTGCGATCGTGGTGGTGAAGGTGTTCCCCTTCATGTCCTTGTTGTGGATCGGCCTGCTGCTGCTCCTGTTCGGCAGCGCGTGGCTGGCCTTGTCCGGCGCGCGCGGCGTGCGTCGGGGGCGGCGCGGCGCGACGAGTTGA
- the peaA gene encoding quinohemoprotein amine dehydrogenase subunit alpha — translation MKIRTLATALSSMAVIGISLAPPQAHASAEALIRAKCLPCHTESDDGISRISQQRKTPEGWLMSVARMQIVHGLKITDEERRTVVKYLADTRGLAPSETAGARYAMERRLNTMEAFESEQFTQMCARCHTGARVLLQRRPASEWEHLVHFHLGQYPTAEYQALGRDRDWLGIALKEMVPELASKLPLESEAWKQWQAHAPQAVKGEWSMSGHMSGRGGFSGVMKVAAGKGKDRYTLAFDGRWDDGRPMQGKGQALIYTGYEWRGDLVVDGTPMRQVFAVEDGVMRGRMFMRDQDEVGADVVASLQGAGNSRVLAVHPSYLKAGESAELRIVGSGLAGDVTLPAGVKLIDTVKRSATEVVVRVQADGAARGVHPVAVGKVSGGALALYDSVAAVKVLPAFAVARIGGNGTPTAKVEARFDAEAWAAGADGKAGTEDDFRIGVMPAKWSVEPFNEVAAHDQDVKFAGLMDAASGVFVPGDAGPNPARRMSASNVGNLKVVAEVEQGGERLRGEGQVIVAPPRWNNPPLP, via the coding sequence TTGAAAATCAGAACCCTTGCCACTGCCCTGAGCAGCATGGCTGTGATTGGCATCTCGCTGGCGCCCCCCCAGGCGCACGCCTCGGCTGAAGCGCTGATCCGCGCAAAGTGCTTGCCCTGTCACACCGAAAGCGACGACGGCATCAGCCGTATCAGCCAACAGCGCAAGACGCCTGAAGGCTGGCTGATGTCGGTGGCGCGCATGCAGATCGTCCATGGCCTGAAGATCACCGACGAGGAGCGCCGTACGGTGGTCAAGTATCTGGCCGACACCCGGGGCCTGGCGCCGTCGGAGACCGCCGGTGCGCGTTATGCGATGGAACGCCGCCTCAACACCATGGAGGCCTTCGAGTCCGAGCAGTTCACCCAGATGTGCGCGCGCTGCCATACCGGCGCGCGCGTGCTCCTGCAGCGCCGCCCCGCATCCGAGTGGGAGCATCTGGTGCATTTTCACCTCGGCCAGTACCCCACCGCGGAGTATCAGGCCCTGGGGCGCGACCGCGACTGGCTGGGCATCGCGTTGAAGGAGATGGTGCCGGAGCTGGCGAGCAAGCTGCCGCTGGAGTCGGAAGCCTGGAAGCAGTGGCAGGCGCACGCGCCGCAGGCGGTGAAGGGCGAGTGGAGCATGAGCGGCCACATGAGCGGCCGTGGCGGCTTCTCGGGCGTGATGAAGGTCGCGGCGGGCAAGGGCAAGGACCGCTACACGCTTGCCTTTGACGGTCGCTGGGACGACGGCAGGCCGATGCAGGGCAAGGGACAGGCGCTGATCTACACCGGCTACGAGTGGCGCGGTGACCTGGTGGTGGATGGCACGCCAATGCGCCAGGTATTCGCAGTGGAAGACGGTGTGATGCGCGGCCGCATGTTCATGCGTGATCAGGATGAGGTCGGCGCCGACGTGGTCGCCAGCCTGCAAGGGGCCGGCAACAGCCGCGTGCTGGCGGTGCATCCTTCGTACCTGAAGGCGGGCGAGAGCGCCGAGCTGCGCATCGTCGGTTCCGGCCTGGCGGGCGACGTGACGCTGCCCGCGGGCGTGAAGCTGATCGACACGGTCAAGCGCTCCGCGACCGAGGTGGTGGTTCGCGTGCAGGCCGATGGCGCGGCGCGCGGCGTGCACCCGGTGGCGGTCGGCAAGGTTTCGGGTGGCGCGCTGGCGCTGTACGACAGCGTGGCCGCGGTGAAGGTGCTGCCCGCGTTCGCGGTCGCCCGCATTGGCGGCAACGGGACGCCGACGGCCAAGGTCGAGGCGCGCTTCGATGCCGAGGCGTGGGCGGCTGGCGCCGACGGCAAGGCCGGCACCGAGGACGATTTCCGCATCGGCGTGATGCCGGCGAAGTGGTCGGTGGAGCCCTTCAACGAGGTGGCGGCACATGATCAGGACGTCAAGTTCGCCGGCCTGATGGATGCCGCGAGCGGCGTATTCGTGCCCGGAGACGCTGGTCCCAACCCGGCACGCCGCATGTCGGCGAGCAACGTGGGCAACCTCAAGGTGGTGGCCGAGGTGGAGCAGGGGGGCGAAAGGCTGCGGGGCGAAGGCCAGGTCATCGTGGCGCCGCCGCGCTGGAACAACCCGCCGCTGCCCTGA